The sequence below is a genomic window from Citricoccus muralis.
GATGCACTGCGCTCCGGCCCGGAAGAATTGAACCTCGGCGAGGGAGGCGCCTACGCCGCGCAGCATCGTGCCGTCGCCGAGAGAATCTTCTCCGATCTGCGTGCGGACGGGGCGGACGGAGCGGAGGCGACGTGGGAGCTGGTGTACCAGTCCCGCTCCGGTTCACCGTCCACCCCTTGGTTGGAGCCCGATGTTTGCGATCGCATCGCTGAATTGCCCGCCGAGAACGTGACCGCGGTGCTGATCGTGCCGTTGGGCTTTCTCAGCGACCATATGGAGGTGCTGTGGGACCTGGATGAGGAGGCCCTCGAGGCTGCAGCCGAAGCCGGGTTACGGGCGATCCGTACCCCGACCCCGGGTTCACATCCGAGATTTGTCGCCGGGCTGGTCGACCTGATCGAAGAGCGCATCGCCGCCCGTCCGCCAGCGCAGCGACCGAGCCTCACCGAGCTGGGCCCTTGGTATGACGTCTGCCGCCCTGGGTGCTGTGAGAACGCCCGGCTCGGGTTCAAACCCGCTGCCGCCGGCTGCGCCCCCTGAGTCATGCGGCTCTGGTCATTACATCCCGAGGTTCTCGACCGACAGGGGCTGATCGCCGGGTGGCGGGAGGCGCTGCTCGCTCAGGCCGTGCTGTTGGGACGCACCCGAGGCTACACCCGACACCCGCAGCTGGAGCGCTTCCGGTCTCACCCTGACCCTGGGACGGCTATCGGCGCATACCTGAGCGAGCTCCATGCCGACGCCACGCGCCGCGGCTACCGCTTCGACGTCGGACGGATCGCATTCCCGCTCGGCCCCGACCGTGATGCGTCATGGCGCATGGAAGTTACCACCGGCCAGTTGGCGTTCGAGTGGGATCACCTGCAGCGTAAACTCCGCCAGCGCTCCCCCGATCACGTGCGCCCCAGACCGGCGTCGATCCCCGCGCACCCGATGTTCGTGGTGGTGGACGGTCCGATCGCGACCTGGGAACGGCCCTAGCTGGGACGCAGCCGCAGCCCCCGTAATCGGTAGCCTTCGATGAGCTGATCCCAGCTCAGGCGCGGCTGCTCCGCGATCGTCCACGACCCCGCGGCCAGCCGGTGCACGAAGGCGTCCGTCTCCCGCAGCGCCAGATGCTGCCCCGGGCAGCGATGCACCCCGTCGCCGAAGCTCAATCCCGTGGCCGGCACCCCCGGAGTGAGGCTCCGCTCCGGGTCCAACTGCAGCGAGCGTCCGCCCACCACGTCCGCATCCGTGTTGATCTGGCGCACGTTCAGGTCGACCAGGTCTCCGTCACGCAGGGTCGCTGCCGGACACCCAGCATTGTCCTCGAGCGCGAGCTCACTGGTCATCCGCCGGTACAGGTGACCCACGGGCGGTTCGAGACGGATGATCTCGGCCAGGATGCGCTCGCGTTCTTCCCGCCCTGCTTGAGCGTAACGTCGGCGCAGCCGGGCATCATCGAGCACATGCCAGGCAGCCATGGTCATGAATTCGCGGGTGGTCACCATGCCGGCGGTGCCGTAGGTGAGGCACTCGGCCAGGAGATCGGCGCGCTGGTAGCCCTGCTGGAGCAGGTGGCTGATGACGTCCTCACGCGGAGCTCGACGGCGAGCGCGCACCGCCGGGGCCACGTCGCGGCGATAGAACCCGGCCAGCGGTCCCAGGCCGTTGACCGCGGCCTGCATCCAATCGCGGCGGGTGCGGCCCAGGTCCGCCCGCGTCCGGTCCAGTGGCGGCTGCCGGAAAAACCGTTCCAGCCGACTCGCCAGTGCGGTCACCGGCGCATGCGTCAGCCCGACGATCGAGGCGGTGATAGCCACGGCGACGTGCAGGGCGTGCCGATCCACCAGCATGTCTCCCTGATCGGTCGCGATAGTCAGGGAGCGCTCCACCTCCTGCTCGATCAGTGCACTGTAGCGGGTGTCGACGACGGCGGGCGCGAAGAAGCGGGCCACTCGACGCCGTTGCTCATCGTGGTGGGGGCCGTCGCCGATCAGAATGGGACGCTTGCTGAACAGCCACTCAGGGATGTGCTCGGCGGTGAAGCCCGCCTGCCGGGTGGAGGAACGAGCCCGCAGCACCGTCCGGGCCGCGGCGAAACTCCCCACCCGCCGGTACCCCTCGGGATCGTGATGAGCGACCGGGCAGCCGGTGTCTTCGGGGCGTGCGGCGCGCCGCTGGTCCGACACACTCATCGCGGGCCCCGTCGGCTCGGTCGAAGGCGTCGGCGCAGCAGGCCGCGCAACGGCGGGGACCACAGGTCATGACCGGTGACTCCCCAAGCGGACAGCAGCTCATTGGCGGCTTGGAATCCGGTGGTGGCGGCCCGTTCCATCAAGGCCACCGGATACTCACACCGAATCCAGTCTCCTGCCAGCACCAGCCCGGGCACACCGGTGGAGACTCCGGGCTGCTCGTTCCAGGGCGTGGTGTCGGCCAGCCCGCAGTCGTCGTCGATGAGCAGCTCCTCCGCCACGATGCCAGCGTCCCGGGTCTCCGGGTACACGTGGTGGAGCTCAGCGACCAGCCGATCTCGCACCCGCCGCCCCGGCCCGGCCTCGGGCGTCCCCGGGTCCGCGTCGCCGGTCACGGGCGTCTCAGCAGGCAGGGCGTAGCCGTGCAGTTCGACCACGGAGCCGCCATGAGCCCTGGCCCAGACGCGGGCGGTGTGTTCGTAGCGTTCCAGCACGCTCACGTTGTCGAGCAGCTCGTAGCCGCTGGTGCCCATAAATGCCGGGCGTTCCGGCGCCACTTGGGTGTCCAGCCAGAGCCTGAGTACCGCGAAGGGTGGGGCGTTGCGCCGGGGAAGCACCTGCTCCTGTAGCCGTCGCAGACCCTCGTCCACGGCGGCCTCTCCGTCCTCGGCCAGTGCCGGCACCCCGGCAACGAGCCGACGTGCCTGGCGTGGATCGGCGGCGAGCACCACCGCGTCGACGTCGAGCACCCCACCGTCGTACTCCACCCGCCACGCTGCCTCCGACCCAGGCGGGAGTCGGGTCAACCGCTGGACCGTCGTCTGGCACCGCACCTCAGCCCCGAGATGGTCCAGGTACTCCCCCAGCGGTGACCAGAGCGCCTCGCTGTAGGCCTCGCGCGGAACATCGAACAACAGCCCCTCCGCTGAGCCGGTGAAGTAGGTGTGGAACATGGTCACCAATTCACGGGCGGAAAACTCGCGCGGGTCGGCGAAGAAGGAACGGGCGAACACCTCCAGGGCTAAATGTCGAGCGCCGTCGGGGAATCGGAGCCGGTCCAGGAAGTCGGCCGCGGATTCCCCGGTGTCCTCCTGCAGGATCTGCGGGAACTCCACGCGGATCAGCTCCAGCGCGGTCGCAATGTCCACTTGCGTCAGCGCGACGAGCGGAAAGGTGGGGCTGCGCCACACGAACCCGACCAGATTGAACGGTGGGGTGCGCGGAATCGCGGCAAAGGAATCGGTGACGCCGCAGGCGGTGCGCAGCGGGTAGTCCGCCACCGGAACCAGCTGGTGTAGAGCCGGATCCACGCGGCGCAGCAGCGCTCTCAGGTTGTAGTACTGGCGGAAGAAGGCGTGGAAGCCTCGGCTCATGTTCCGACCGTCTTCCAGGGGCCAAGAGCGCACTCGCCCGCCAAGCTGCGCCTGGGCTTCCAGAAGGTGCACCGACACCCCGCGTTCGGCGAGCGCGACCGCAGCGGTCAGCCCGGCGATGCCCCCGCCGATCACCGCCACCGAACGCACGCCCTCCGGCCGTGCCAGCCCACGCGTCGCCCGCACCCGCTCGGCGTGCGGGTCCCTCGGGTCCAGTGGGATGTCGCTGGCCCCAACGCCGTTGCGTGATCCACCACCTCGGATCGTCATTGTTCTCCTCGGGATGCTCCGGCCACCGCGGTATAGGTGTGCAGAATCTTGCGGTGCCAGCCCCGCGCCGTGAACACGCGTCCGCCCTCGAATCCGGCGTCACGCAGTCGCTGCAACACGGTTCGGGTCGAGTCGTTGTTCATCACGGACCGCCAAAGATAGGTGAACAGCGACGGCTCGGCCCGCATCACCACGCTGAGAGGAATGATGACGCCGAAGCAGACCAGGGTCCAGGTGAGCTGGGCCCCTCGGGATTCGACCACCGAGTAATCGTGCAGCACGAGGGGCGTGCCCGGGGCCATCCGCCGCCGGATCGTCGCCAGCACCGCGGTGCGGTCCTGCTCATCCACGTTACGCAGCAGATAGGCGGCGAAGACACCGTCCGGGGCTTCCCCGATCTCCTCGTGCAGGCTGTGCTCGAGGTTCTCGGCGCGTTCCAGTACGAAGCGGGTGCCCGGCCGCCACGTCTTGGCCTGCGCCAGTGCCAGCATGCCTTCCGAAGCATCGACCCCGAGCAGCCGCGCTTCTGGGAGCTGTTCCTGCAGCGCCGCGGTGCTCAACCCGGTCCCACACCCCAAGTCCCAGATCAGCGGACCGTCGTCACCGCGGGAGTGCACCTGGGCACTCAGCTCGCGGGCCGCCCGGCGCAATTCCCGCCGGTATCCCGGGTTCAGCCCGGTCATCACGTCGTAACGCCGGGCCGTGGAGGTGAAGGAGTCACTGAGCTTCATGGGGTGCGTCCGCCTTGTTCGTCTGCTGTTTCTGGTTCTCGTCCGTGAGGGTCTGACGATTCTTCAACGCCTGCCACACCATCAGCGTGGTGGTGATCATCGCGAAGCCGAATCCGAAATCTTCCACGGGGATGTCCCAAGGGAACCGGAGTCCGAGCATCTGGTCGGGGTGATAGAGCACGATCGGGTTCGAGAGCTTGGTGAGCCAGCCATCCACCGGCACCTGGAATCCGAGGCAGATCAGCAGCGCCAGCCAGTATGCCGGGCGGCGAAAGATCCCGCTACGCACCACCAGCAGCTCCACGAGCACCACCACGATGATCCCGATGACGGTCAGCAGTGTGTATTCAGGAAGCATGTTCACCTCCGGCGACGTCCGAGGTGCGACGGCGACGCCACCAGCTCAACACTGTGGACACGCCCTCGTAGCTGAGCAGTGCACACAGCGGGATCACCACGAAAAACACCAGCTCCTCCAACGGGAGCGGACCCAGGTGGATCCCCGTGATGAAGTCGGGGTTATAGGTCCAATGACCTCGGACGATCCCCACGAGATCCCAGATCCCGAACACGACGACGACGGCGATCACGGAGGGCACCATGATGCGCCATCGCCGATATACCCGGGCCTTCAGCACAAACTCCAGCGGCAGCGTGATCAGCACACATCCGGCCATCAGGATCAGATACTCAGCGTGGTTCATGATCGGTCCTCCTCCGCATGATCGCCGGCTCTCGTCGGCACGGGCACCGGCAGTGGTCCTACGGTGGTGTCCGCGCGGAAGCGCTTGAGCACGTTCTCTGCCGAGATCAGGCACATCGGTAGTCCTACCCCGGGAGTCGTGGTGGCTCCGGCGAAGTACAGTCCGTCGACCTCGCGGGACCTGTTGGATCCGCGCAGGAACGCCGACTGGCGTAGCGTGTGCGCCAAGCCCAGCGCACCGCCCTGCCACGCGTTGAACTGAGCTTCGAAGTCACCGGGCCCCACGGTGTGACGTGCCACGATGCGCTCTTCCATGTCCGCGATACCTGCCCGCTCGGCGATCATCGCCACCGTGCGGTCCACGATCTCTTCGGTCTCAACATCAGGGCTCCCGTGCAGGCTCCCCCGGATTCCCCCGGCCATCGCCGGCACGGGAATCAACAAGAACAGGTTTTCGCGTCCGGGCGGCGCCACCGACTCGTCGGTCGCCGAAGGACGACAGAGGTAGACCGACCTCGACGCGGAGTCGCAGTGGGACTCGGCACCACTACCTCGCTCAGGAAAGATGCGCTGGAAGTCCGCGCTCCACTCCCGGCTGAAGAACAGCGAGTGATGCGCCAGCTCGGGCAACGGTCCCTGCACTCCCAGATAGGCCAGTACACAGCCGATGCCGGGATCCCGGCGTTGCCAACGACGGCGCACCGAACGCGGTGGATCTGGCAGCAGCACCGTCTCGGTGAACTGCCGGTCGACAGCGGAGACCACCCGGTCGGCGAACAGGTGGTGTTCCGTGCCCGCGACATCGCGGTAGGTGACTCCCGTGGCGTGTCGGCGCGGCTTTTCGCAGGTGATCTGCTGCGCCGCAGCTCCGGTGATGATCTCAGCCCCGGCGTCGAGCGCCAGCCGGTGCAGCGAGTCGACGAAGGTGCCAAAACCGCCCATCGGGTATGCCACCCCCTGGTTCAGGATCGTGTGGTTGAGGATCCCGTAAAAGGCGGGCGTACGCGAAGGTGAGGAGGAGAGGAACACTGCGGGGAAATCAAGGAGCTGCCGGAGCCGGACGTCGCGGTAGCGGCGGACCGATTGACGTTCCAAGGATCGGGTGAGCCGGGTCAACAGTCGCGGCACGCGACGCAAGACCGACGGATCCAACAACCGGGACGGTGCCTCGAAATTGGTGTAGAGGAAGTGCCCGAGTGCCAGCTGGTAGTCATCACCCCAGGCGGCGAGATCCTCAACGAGTCGATGTCCGGCCCCAGCTTCCAGATCCTCAAAGAGGGACGCCACCTCCGTGGCACCGGTCGTGATGTCGAGTCGCCGAAAGCCTTCCGTGAACAGCGCGAAAGAGGGATCCTCCAGCGTTCGCAGGTCCAGCTCCCGCTCGACACTGGTGCCCATCAGGGCGTAGAAATGCCCGAAAGCCTCCGGCATCAACCACCAGGAGGGGCCCTGATCCCAGCGGAACCCGTCGTCCTCCAGGCGCCCGGCCCGCCCTCCGACCTGGAGTTGTTGCTCGAGGACGGTCACCTGATGGCCGTCCCGCGCCAACAGCCCGGCGGTAGCCAACCCAGCCACTCCGGCACCGATGATCACCACGCGCTGCCGTTCGGTGCCCGGTCTCACGCTCGACTCCCTCGGCGCACACGCTGCAGCGCGGTGTCCACCGCGAGCGCCACCTTGCGGGCGTTGTTGACTCGGATGCGTCGCGCGCCGATCTGTTGGGCGGGGGTCTCGTCGATCTGGTCGGTCAGCTCGTGGAACAGCCGGTGAGCCACCCCGACCGCGAGCCGCGCCCGCAAGTCAAGTAGCCCGATGCCCGCTTCAGCAGCGTCCAGGTCCTGGCGGATGTCCGCGACCAAACGATGCTTTTCGACGTCGCTGAACGTCACGGGATCGACGCCAGGGAAATAGCACCGACCCAGTTCGTCCCGGTCGGCACCGAGGTCGCGCAAGAAGTTGATCTTCTGGAAGGCCGCTCCCA
It includes:
- a CDS encoding FAD-dependent oxidoreductase, translating into MTIRGGGSRNGVGASDIPLDPRDPHAERVRATRGLARPEGVRSVAVIGGGIAGLTAAVALAERGVSVHLLEAQAQLGGRVRSWPLEDGRNMSRGFHAFFRQYYNLRALLRRVDPALHQLVPVADYPLRTACGVTDSFAAIPRTPPFNLVGFVWRSPTFPLVALTQVDIATALELIRVEFPQILQEDTGESAADFLDRLRFPDGARHLALEVFARSFFADPREFSARELVTMFHTYFTGSAEGLLFDVPREAYSEALWSPLGEYLDHLGAEVRCQTTVQRLTRLPPGSEAAWRVEYDGGVLDVDAVVLAADPRQARRLVAGVPALAEDGEAAVDEGLRRLQEQVLPRRNAPPFAVLRLWLDTQVAPERPAFMGTSGYELLDNVSVLERYEHTARVWARAHGGSVVELHGYALPAETPVTGDADPGTPEAGPGRRVRDRLVAELHHVYPETRDAGIVAEELLIDDDCGLADTTPWNEQPGVSTGVPGLVLAGDWIRCEYPVALMERAATTGFQAANELLSAWGVTGHDLWSPPLRGLLRRRLRPSRRGPR
- a CDS encoding class I SAM-dependent methyltransferase, translating into MKLSDSFTSTARRYDVMTGLNPGYRRELRRAARELSAQVHSRGDDGPLIWDLGCGTGLSTAALQEQLPEARLLGVDASEGMLALAQAKTWRPGTRFVLERAENLEHSLHEEIGEAPDGVFAAYLLRNVDEQDRTAVLATIRRRMAPGTPLVLHDYSVVESRGAQLTWTLVCFGVIIPLSVVMRAEPSLFTYLWRSVMNNDSTRTVLQRLRDAGFEGGRVFTARGWHRKILHTYTAVAGASRGEQ
- a CDS encoding cytochrome P450 codes for the protein MSVSDQRRAARPEDTGCPVAHHDPEGYRRVGSFAAARTVLRARSSTRQAGFTAEHIPEWLFSKRPILIGDGPHHDEQRRRVARFFAPAVVDTRYSALIEQEVERSLTIATDQGDMLVDRHALHVAVAITASIVGLTHAPVTALASRLERFFRQPPLDRTRADLGRTRRDWMQAAVNGLGPLAGFYRRDVAPAVRARRRAPREDVISHLLQQGYQRADLLAECLTYGTAGMVTTREFMTMAAWHVLDDARLRRRYAQAGREERERILAEIIRLEPPVGHLYRRMTSELALEDNAGCPAATLRDGDLVDLNVRQINTDADVVGGRSLQLDPERSLTPGVPATGLSFGDGVHRCPGQHLALRETDAFVHRLAAGSWTIAEQPRLSWDQLIEGYRLRGLRLRPS
- a CDS encoding lycopene cyclase domain-containing protein, encoding MNHAEYLILMAGCVLITLPLEFVLKARVYRRWRIMVPSVIAVVVVFGIWDLVGIVRGHWTYNPDFITGIHLGPLPLEELVFFVVIPLCALLSYEGVSTVLSWWRRRRTSDVAGGEHAS
- a CDS encoding lycopene cyclase domain-containing protein, producing MLPEYTLLTVIGIIVVVLVELLVVRSGIFRRPAYWLALLICLGFQVPVDGWLTKLSNPIVLYHPDQMLGLRFPWDIPVEDFGFGFAMITTTLMVWQALKNRQTLTDENQKQQTNKADAPHEAQ
- the crtI gene encoding phytoene desaturase family protein encodes the protein MRPGTERQRVVIIGAGVAGLATAGLLARDGHQVTVLEQQLQVGGRAGRLEDDGFRWDQGPSWWLMPEAFGHFYALMGTSVERELDLRTLEDPSFALFTEGFRRLDITTGATEVASLFEDLEAGAGHRLVEDLAAWGDDYQLALGHFLYTNFEAPSRLLDPSVLRRVPRLLTRLTRSLERQSVRRYRDVRLRQLLDFPAVFLSSSPSRTPAFYGILNHTILNQGVAYPMGGFGTFVDSLHRLALDAGAEIITGAAAQQITCEKPRRHATGVTYRDVAGTEHHLFADRVVSAVDRQFTETVLLPDPPRSVRRRWQRRDPGIGCVLAYLGVQGPLPELAHHSLFFSREWSADFQRIFPERGSGAESHCDSASRSVYLCRPSATDESVAPPGRENLFLLIPVPAMAGGIRGSLHGSPDVETEEIVDRTVAMIAERAGIADMEERIVARHTVGPGDFEAQFNAWQGGALGLAHTLRQSAFLRGSNRSREVDGLYFAGATTTPGVGLPMCLISAENVLKRFRADTTVGPLPVPVPTRAGDHAEEDRS
- a CDS encoding pyrimidine dimer DNA glycosylase/endonuclease V translates to MRLWSLHPEVLDRQGLIAGWREALLAQAVLLGRTRGYTRHPQLERFRSHPDPGTAIGAYLSELHADATRRGYRFDVGRIAFPLGPDRDASWRMEVTTGQLAFEWDHLQRKLRQRSPDHVRPRPASIPAHPMFVVVDGPIATWERP